In Candidatus Methylomirabilota bacterium, the sequence GCAGCTGCAACCGCTTCCCCGACAGCTCCGGCGAGATCTGCGTCAGTCCCGTGATGTTGCCGCCGGGCCGGGCGAGGCTCACGACGAACCCTTCGCGCACGGCGTCGCCGCTGTTCGTCATCACGATGGGGATCGTGCTCGTCGCGTTCTTCGCGGCCAGGATGCCCTCGGAGCCCCCGGCGAGTATGACGTCGACCCGCGATTTGACCAGCTCGGCCGCCATCCCGGGCAGCTGGTCCCTCGACTCGGCGAAGCGGTACGCGATCGTCAGGTTCCTGCCCTCGTCGTAGCCGAGGTCCTTCAGGCCCTGACGCAGCGCCGCGAGGAACGGCGACGAGACGTTCGTGGTCGAGCTCGAGATGAACCCGAGCCGCACGCGGGGCGTTTCCTGCGCCTCGGTCGCGAGCGGCGCGGCGAGAAGGGCGACGAGGAGGAGGACGCGGACGGTCACGGGCTGACGTCAGCCCCGGACGGTCGTGTACGTGTGCGGGATGTGGAACTCGAGGAAGCTCACGCCCTCGCCCTCCGCGACGCGCAGCCCGTGGCGGTCGCCCATCGGGATGCACGTCGCCTGACCGCGCTGCGTCACCACGTCCGCGCCGTTCATGGTGAAGCGCGTCTTGCCGGACAGGAAGACGAACATGCTCTCGGCGTCCGGGTGCATGTGGAGCGACGTCACCGTGTCGCGCACGTACTGCACGATCATCGCGTGGGCCCGCTCGGAGCGCCACGCCTCCTCGCCGACGAAATAGATGCGGCGCTTCTTCTCCTCGGGCACGTCGTGCGCCGGCGTCGTCGCGCGCGCGGCCACGGCGAGGCCGCCGGCGAACCCCGCGCGGGCGGCGGCGCGCCCGGGCGGGGGCGCCAGCACGCTGATCAGCGTCGCCTCGACGCGGCTCGCGTTGGCCACGGTGAGCTCCGTGCCCTCCTGGATCGCCGCGAACGACTCCTCGGCCATCGCCCGCGACGTGCCGCGCGCGCCCACCGTCACCGCGCCGGCCAGCGTGAACACGTAGCGGTCCGTGCCGGCCGGCACCGACTCGGTCAGCTTCGCCCCCGGCGCGAGCCGGATCGCCTCGCCGGCCATCTCCTTCATCTCGCCGCCGGTGATCGCGGCGCGCTTCACGCCGGCGGCGGTCTCACGGTACGGCAGGTCCGCGAAAGTCACGAGCCTCGCCATGATCGCTCCCTCTACGGGCAGACCCGCTGGATGAACCTTTCCGGCGGCCGCTCGCCCCACTGCGAGACGAGCCCCTCTTCCGCCGAGAGCAGGTTCGAGCCGTTCTTCACGTTCAGCCGGTCGGTGTCCGACCAGTGCTCGTGCACGCGGCCCCACGGGTCCGCCCAGTAGTCGTAGATCTGGCTTCCCAGGAGGTGCCGGCCGATCCCCCACATGTGCTCGTACTTGCCGAGGCGCGTCAGGTATTCGTGGCCCGTGAAGACGTCGTCGATGTCCGCGACCTCGAACGACAGGTGGTTGAGCCCGGCCTTCTCGTTCCGGATGCAGAAGAACACGTGATGGTCGACGTACTGGGCGCCGCGGTCGCACCGGTTGAACGACCCGATGATGTTGTCCTTGCTGCCGGCGTACACGTCGTCCGAGCAGATGAACCCGAGCGTCTCGCGGAACCACCGCGCCGTGTCGCGCACGTTGGGCGCCGCCATCACCCCGTGGCCGATCCGCTTCACCCGTGACGCGCCCGTGTGGATCCGCATCAGCACGCCGGCCCGCTTCAGCGCGTCCTGGCCCAGGTTCAGCGGCTGGCGCTTCACCGGGACCGGCTTGAGCTTCTTGATTCCGTGGACGACCTCGATCTGGTAGCCGTTCGGCTCCCGCAGCCGCACCCGCTTGCCGCCGCCGGGCTCGTCGATCTCCTCCACCGCCGACGCCCCGGGCGCCCTCGCGACGCGCTTCAGGTCGTCCGCGCTCGCCGCGTAGTACGCGAACCCCACGAAGCCGGGCTCGCCCTTCTCCGTCACGTGGAGGTGGTGGGCGGAATCCGTCCCGCGCATGTAGAGCGCGTTCTTCGTCCGCTCCGCCTTCACCATCCCGAAGTGGGTCAGGAACTCCTCCGCCACGTCCAGGTCCGGCGCCCGCAGGCGCCCGTACGCGAGGTCCGTCACCTTGATGAGTGCCATGGTCTTCTCCCGGTGTCGTCGAGCCAAGTCTCCCACGTGAGCCACGCCAGGGAGCCTATCGCACACGGGGCGGCTGGACAAATGAACGCCGGCGCCCGCGCGTGGGCGCCCTACATGCCGGCGATCTTCGCGGTCCGGCGCACCACGTCGAAGACGCTGTCGTCGGCGACGACGTGGCCGGTGAGCTTCTTCGTGCTGTGCGC encodes:
- a CDS encoding catechol 1,2-dioxygenase, which translates into the protein MALIKVTDLAYGRLRAPDLDVAEEFLTHFGMVKAERTKNALYMRGTDSAHHLHVTEKGEPGFVGFAYYAASADDLKRVARAPGASAVEEIDEPGGGKRVRLREPNGYQIEVVHGIKKLKPVPVKRQPLNLGQDALKRAGVLMRIHTGASRVKRIGHGVMAAPNVRDTARWFRETLGFICSDDVYAGSKDNIIGSFNRCDRGAQYVDHHVFFCIRNEKAGLNHLSFEVADIDDVFTGHEYLTRLGKYEHMWGIGRHLLGSQIYDYWADPWGRVHEHWSDTDRLNVKNGSNLLSAEEGLVSQWGERPPERFIQRVCP
- a CDS encoding cupin domain-containing protein produces the protein MARLVTFADLPYRETAAGVKRAAITGGEMKEMAGEAIRLAPGAKLTESVPAGTDRYVFTLAGAVTVGARGTSRAMAEESFAAIQEGTELTVANASRVEATLISVLAPPPGRAAARAGFAGGLAVAARATTPAHDVPEEKKRRIYFVGEEAWRSERAHAMIVQYVRDTVTSLHMHPDAESMFVFLSGKTRFTMNGADVVTQRGQATCIPMGDRHGLRVAEGEGVSFLEFHIPHTYTTVRG